A section of the Papio anubis isolate 15944 chromosome 16, Panubis1.0, whole genome shotgun sequence genome encodes:
- the SLC52A3 gene encoding solute carrier family 52, riboflavin transporter, member 3, with protein sequence MAFLMHLLVCVFGMGSWVTINGLWVELPLLVMELPESWYLPSYLTVVIQLANIGPLLVTLLHRFRPSCLSEVPIIFTLLGVGTVTCIIFAFLWNKTSWVLDGQHSIAFLVLTFFLALVDCTSSVTFLPFMSRLPTYYLTTFFVGEGLSGLLPALVALAQGSGLTTCVNVTELSDSIPSPVPTRETDIAQGVPRALVSALPEMEAPLSHLESRYLPAHFSPLVFFLLLSIMMACCLVAFFVLQRQPKCWEASVEDLLNDQVTLHSIRPREENDLGPAGTVDSSQGQGHLEEKAAPCCPAHLAFIYTLVAFVNALTNGVLPSVQTYSCLSYGPVAYHLAATLSIVANPLASLLSMFLPNRSLLFLGVLSVLGTCFGGYNMAMAVMSPCPLLQGHWGGEVLIVASWVLFSGCLSYVKVMLGVILRDLSRSALLWCGAAVQLGSLLGALLMFPLVNVLRLFSSADFCNLHCPA encoded by the exons ATGGCCTTCCTGATGCACCTGCTGGTCTGCGTCTTCGGAATGGGCTCCTGGGTGACCATCAATGGGCTCTGGGTAGAGCTGCCCTTGCTGGTGATGGAGCTGCCTGAGAGCTGGTACCTGCCCTCCTACCTCACGGTGGTCATCCAGCTGGCCAACATCGGGCCCCTCCTGGTCACCCTGCTCCATCGCTTCCGGCCCAGCTGCCTTTCTGAAGTGCCCATCATCTTCACCCTGCTGGGCGTGGGAACCGTCACCTGCATCATCTTTGCCTTCCTCTGGAATAAGACCTCCTGGGTGCTGGACGGCCAACACAGCATCGCCTTCTTGGTCCTCACCTTCTTCCTGGCCCTGGTAGATTGCACCTCTTCGGTGACCTTCCTGCCCTTCATGAGCCGGCTGCCCACCTACTACCTCACCACCTTCTTTGTGGGTGAAGGACTCAGCGGCCTCTTGCCTGCCCTGGTGGCTCTTGCCCAGGGCTCGGGTCTCACTACCTGCGTCAATGTCACTGAGCTATCAGACAGCATACCAAGCCCAGTACCCACGCGGGAAACTGACATCGCACAG ggagtTCCCAGAGCTTTGGTGTCCGCCCTCCCCGAAATGGAAGCGCCCCTGTCCCACCTGGAGAGCCGCTACCTCCCCGCCCACTTCTCACCCCTGGTCTTCTTCCTCCTGCTATCCATCATGATGGCCTGCTGCCTCGTGGCGTTCTTTGTCCTCCAGCGTCAACCCAAGTGCTGGGAGGCTTCCGTGGAAGACCTCCTCAATGACCAGGTCACCCTCCACTCCATCCGGCCACGGGAAGAGAATGACTTGGGCCCTGCAGGCACGGTGGACAGCAGCCAGGGCCAGGGGCATCTAGAGGAGAAAGCAGCTCCCTGCTGCCCGGCCCACCTGGCCTTCATCTATACCCTGGTGGCCTTCGTCAATGCGCTCACCAACGGCGTGCTGCCCTCTGTGCAGACCTACTCCTGCCTGTCCTACGGGCCAGTTGCCTACCACCTGGCCGCCACCCTCAGCATTGTGGCCAACCCTCTTGCCTCGTTGCTCTCCATGTTCCTGCCTAACAG GTCTCTGCTGTTCCTGGGGGTCCTCTCCGTGCTTGGGACCTGCTTTGGGGGCTACAACATGGCCATGGCGGTGATGAGCCCCTGCCCCCTCTTGCAGGGCCACTGGGGTGGGGAAGTCCTCATC GTGGCCTCGTGGGTGCTTTTCAGCGGCTGCCTCAGCTACGTCAAGGTGATGCTAGGCGTGATCCTGCGCGACCTCAGCCGCAGCGCCCTCTTGTGGTGCGGAGCGGCGGTGCAGCTGGGCTCGCTGCTCGGAGCGCTGCTCATGTTCCCTCTGGTCAACGTGCTGCGGCTCTTCTCGTCCGCTGACTTCTGTAATCTGCACTGTCCCGCCTAG